The following coding sequences lie in one Paroedura picta isolate Pp20150507F chromosome 10, Ppicta_v3.0, whole genome shotgun sequence genomic window:
- the LOC143819829 gene encoding C->U-editing enzyme APOBEC-1-like, translated as MQPHWHEERGQAGGSKQRWRIEPETFQRNYNPTGPPEVTHLLYQIQWDRSPKAWRQWCTSNCTQHAEINFIENACEEIHCERTKPCFVTWFLSWSPCGRCSRSIIKFLRKHPNVTLNIRFCQLYRIFDRRNQKGLRALYNNGVQLSVMQLPDYDYCWRKFVSHQRRGRNYWPWNFFPWMEHFSYVYSQQLALILAEY; from the exons ATGCAACCACATTGGCATGAGGAGAGAG GTCAAGCTGGAGGTTCTAAACAAAG GTGGAGAATAGAACCAGAGACGTTTCAAAGGAATTATAACCCAACAGGACCTCCAGAGGTTACTCATCTCTTGTATCAAATCCAGTGGGATAGAAGCCCCAAAGCCTGGAGACAATGGTGTACAAGCAATTGTACTCAACATGCTGAAATCAATTTTATTGAAAACGCCTGTGAAGAGATACACTGCGAGAGAACCAAGCCATGCTTTGTCACTTGGTTTCTGTCTTGGAGTCCTTGTGGTAGATGTAGCCGTTCTATAATTAAATTCTTGAGGAAACATCCTAATGTAACACTGAATATTCGATTCTGTCAGCTATACAGAATTTTTGACAGGCGGAACCAGAAAGGTCTCAGGGCCTTATATAATAATGGAGTCCAGCTATCTGTCATGCAGCTGCCTG ATTATGACTATTGTTGGAGAAAATTTGTGTCAcatcaaagaagaggaagaaactaTTGGCCATGGAATTTCTTTCCTTGGATGGAACATTTCTCCTATGTTTATTCACAACAACTTGCCTTGATCCTTGC CGAATACTGA
- the LOC143819830 gene encoding C->U-editing enzyme APOBEC-1-like, which translates to MALLFEEEKGQLDNDTDKGWRIEPDDFEMNYTPGLHPKSTYLLYEIHWGKSLRTWKNWCRNGGNRHAEINFFEQACKEIKRRKIKPCSVTWFLSWSPCHECSQAIITFLEEHPNVTLDIRVSQLFRDENKLNKDGLRALVDHGIHISIMHPGDYSYCWRTFVAHRKNQRKDYMQFFKKIHVWNERLCSVLS; encoded by the exons ATGGCTTTGCTGTTTGAAGAAGAGAAAG gtcaaTTAGACAATGATACTGACAAAGG GTGGAGAATAGAACCAGATGATTTTGAAATGAATTATACTCCAGGATTACATCCAAAGTCAACTTATCTCTTGTATGAAATACACTGGGGCAAAAGTCTCAGGACCTGGAAGAACTGGTGTAGGAATGGTGGCAATCGCCATGCTGAAATCAACTTCTTTGAACAAGCCTGCAAGGAGATCAAACGTCGCAAAATCAAGCCATGCTCTGTCACTTGGTTTCTGTCATGGAGTCCTTGCCATGAATGTAGCCAGGCTATAATTACGTTCTTGGAGGAGCACCCTAACGTAACACTGGACATACGAGTCTCTCAGCTGTTCAGGGATGAGAATAAACTGAACAAGGATGGACTCAGAGCCTTAGTTGACCATGGGATTCATATATCCATCATGCATCCAGGTG ATTACAGCTATTGCTGGAGAACATTTGTGGCTCATCGAAAGAACCAGCGCAAAGACTATATGCAGTTCTTTAAGAAGATACATGTCTGGAATGAAAGGCTTTGCTCAGTCCTATCTTAA